Genomic segment of Bacillota bacterium:
GGTGGCGACGATCTCCATGTGCGAGATCTCTTCGGAGCCGATGTCCATCAGGAGGTCCTTGATCGCCGGGTCGGTGCAGGCCATGGCCTGGCCGATGTACTGCATGGCCGCCGTCAGTTCACCGTTCCCTCCACCCAGCTGCTCCACGAGCATCGCGGCGTAGGTCGGATTCGGTCCGTCGACCCTGACGTTATGGAGCAATTCTTTATCGTGCTTGAACAAATAACCAGCCCCCTTATCGCCTTGGTTCGTTTGTGGGCTTGCGCCCGTATCTCTAGTCTTCCCACTCGGCCAGCGACCACGCCGGTCTCATGGTTGACATAAGGCTCGGACCGGTCACGTTGCCCGGGGCGCCCGGCCGCCGGCCCGGTTTTTCGATTTTTCTAAAAAGGACAAGCCATCGAAAAGGAGTCCGAACTTCAGCTGAGAACTTTCCATACACAAATAAATCCGGTGTCCGGCCCGCCGCCGACCCGGGGGGCCGGTCGCGTTCCAGGCCATCGGGGCAAAGGAGGAGACCGTCTTGAGGACTTCCGCCGAGTACCTCTCCCGCCTGCAGGGGATGAGAAAGAACGTGCACATCGGGGGCGAGTTGGTCGGCCGCGGCGACCCGAGATTAGCGCCCGGGATCAAGGTCCTGTCGATGACCTTCGACCTCGTCGACGACCCCAAGTTCAAGGACCTGCTCACGGCGACCTCGCACCTGACCGGGAAGCGGATCAACCGCTATTGTCACATCCACCAGTCCCCGGAGGACCTCCTGAAGAAGCAGGAGATGACCCGGCTGCTCTGCCAGAAGTCCGGCGGTTGCATCCAGCGGTGCATGGGGGTCGACGCCCTCAACGCCCTGTCGGTGGTTACCTTCCTGACCGACATGGCCCACGGGACCGGCTACCACCAGCGCTTCCTGGAGTACCTGAGGGAGTATCAGGAGAACGACTGGGTGGCCAACTGCGCCCAGACCGACGTCAAGGGCGACCGACTGAGGCGGCCCCACGAACAGGTGGACCCCGACCTCTACCTGCACGTCGTGGAGAAGCGGCCCGACGGCATCATCGTCCGCGGGGCCAAGGCCCACAACACCATGGCCCCCTATGCCGATGAGATCATCGTCGTTCCCACCCGGTTCATGGGTGAGAAGGACAAGGATTGGGCGGTGGCCTTCGCCATCCCGGCCGACACCGAAGGCCTCCACCTAGTCTGTCGGACGACCTCGCCGCGCCCGCGCCTCCAGCTCAAGGCCAGCGCCTCCGAACTGGGCGTGGCCGACTCCTTCTCCATCTTCGACGATGTCTTCGTCCCCTGGGAGCGGGTCTTCATGTGCGGCGAGTATGAGCAGGCCGGCTACCTGGCCGGGCTCTTCGCCGCCTACCATCGTCACAGCTACACCGGGTGCAAGCCGGCCACGACCGACATCATGATGGGGGCCACCGCCCTGGTGGCCGAGTACAACGGCATCGCCAAGGCCCCTCATGTCCGCGACAAGCTGGCCGAGATGATCACCGTCGCCGAACTGGTCTACGGGGCCGGCATCGCCGCGGCGGTTAAGTCGCAAAGGGCCCCGTCGGGAACCCAGGTGCCGGACTTCATCTTCGTCAACGCCGGCCGCTACCACGCGGGGGTCAACATCTACCACGAATTCGAGACCCTGGCCGAGATCGCCGGAGGCCTGCCGGCCACCCTTCCCTACGAAGAGGACTTCTTCAATGACCTGACCGGGCCGCTGCTCCACAAGTACATCATGCGCAACCCGGCGATCACCGCCGAGAACCAGCACCGGCTATTCCGGACAATCAGCGACATGATCGTCTCGGCCACCGGCGGCGTCGCCCAGGTGGCCGGGGTCCACGGCGGCGGCTCGCCAATCATGGAGAAGATCGCCCTGGTCCTGCAGTACGACCTGGACGCCAAGAAGCAGTTGGTCAAGGACCTGGCGGGGATCAGGGAGTAGGGCTCCGAACCGGACCTCAGTTTTATCCGGCGTTCACCCGTCGCTGTAGCAATCAAGAACCTCCCTTAATATGCTAATCGTAGGAAAGACATTCCTCTCTTGGCGAGGATAGGAAAGGCCCTGAGAAGCCCCGGGCGCGCGACGGCGGGGCCCCTCGCGGGGTCCCGCCGTGCTCAAGGAGCGAGGATCCGGCCGCGGATCTGGCTCTGACCGTCACTACGGGGATGTGGGCGACAGGACTTCGAAGATTTGGGGTGGGAAGATCGTTGGGAAGGGGGCGGCGATGAAGCCCTCACAGAGCGTCCCGAGCTCTCGACAGGTCGGCGGTACAGGACAATAGCCGAAGGACCCGACCAGAAGCTGCACCCAACCCTCGCTCTTGACGATGGCTCGAAGGCCGATGGTCACGCAGATCTCGAAGTCTTCGTTTTCTTTGATGAACTTCGCCCCGAGACAGGTGAAGCTGACCACTTCGATGTGACCGAACATGACCGCGGGGTTGGGCATGAACAGCAGGACGTCCTTCTGGAAGCAGATGCAGTCCTGGGGAATGTTGATGGTGAAGGTCATGCCCGTGGCGTCGGTGAAGGTCACGGTGACCGGGCCGCAGATGCTGGCAATCACCCTTCGTAGGAGCGGCTCCCCAGGCACCGGCAGGATCGTGATCGGACCGACCGTGGCCGTACCGGCGGTGCAACTAACCACAATGAACGGAGGTACGGGCTCCGGGGACGCTGGGTAGATTTCCGCGCAGTCTTCGTCCAACTCGAAACAGAAGCTCTCACACTCCACGTTCGAGCAGGAATCGAAGACTTTCTTCACATCGATGCAGACGATTTCGGTGAAGTGCGGTGGATGGTGGCCAGGCGGAACGGGGCCCGGGATGGTCGGGTGATCAATCGAATGCATGGACTCAGGCATGGATTGTTTTCCACCTCCTTTCATGGACCGAGTGGGAGTCGGCGGGTCGTCTCCGTCAAGTGTCAAAGCCGGGCTCGGTTACAGAATATGCTAATTCCCATTTGATGGTGAGGGCTCCTGGCTGCTTCGGATGACTCTCCCGGACAATGTCCAAGAAGCCAAGGACCCGGACTCTCCCCTCGAGAGTCCGGGTCCTTGGCTGCGACCCGGCATGTGCCGGGCGACGGCTCGACTGGTGGTTCTAGTGCATCTTCTTCTTGGCCACCCGGAGGACGATGCGGGCCATGGTCTCCTTCTCATCCGGCTTGGCTTCTTCCCACATCGCCTTGGCCATGGACTCTTGGGGCGAGT
This window contains:
- a CDS encoding 4-hydroxyphenylacetate 3-hydroxylase family protein, translating into MRTSAEYLSRLQGMRKNVHIGGELVGRGDPRLAPGIKVLSMTFDLVDDPKFKDLLTATSHLTGKRINRYCHIHQSPEDLLKKQEMTRLLCQKSGGCIQRCMGVDALNALSVVTFLTDMAHGTGYHQRFLEYLREYQENDWVANCAQTDVKGDRLRRPHEQVDPDLYLHVVEKRPDGIIVRGAKAHNTMAPYADEIIVVPTRFMGEKDKDWAVAFAIPADTEGLHLVCRTTSPRPRLQLKASASELGVADSFSIFDDVFVPWERVFMCGEYEQAGYLAGLFAAYHRHSYTGCKPATTDIMMGATALVAEYNGIAKAPHVRDKLAEMITVAELVYGAGIAAAVKSQRAPSGTQVPDFIFVNAGRYHAGVNIYHEFETLAEIAGGLPATLPYEEDFFNDLTGPLLHKYIMRNPAITAENQHRLFRTISDMIVSATGGVAQVAGVHGGGSPIMEKIALVLQYDLDAKKQLVKDLAGIRE